The window GCGGCCAATCCGACATCGAATTTGCCGATGATTTGGCTCAGTTCATGAACCACCTCAAACGCGAAGAGAAAATCGTCTCTTGGCGTTTGATGCGGCGCAAGCTTGGGCTTGGACCAGAAAGCCTTGGCGAATTTCACATCATGATTGAAGTGGAAAACCTCGCACAGCTCGACGCTGCCTTTGGCATGGTCTCTGAACGCGCTGGCGATGTTGAGAAGAAACACGCATCAGTCAATCAACAAGTGGCGGGCATTAAATTTGCGCTCTACCGCGACTTCCCAGACCCGCATCGCAAAAGCGGCGAAGAACGGTTTTAATGCTGAAGCTCTCAGCAAAAACGGCACGCCATACCATCTTGCATTTGCAAGGTTTGACGCGCCCGCCGAGCATCAAACAATCAAACCAAGAACTCTATGAGCTAATCGAGCAATTGGGCTTCGTGCAACTTGATAGCATCCAGTGGGTTGAACGTGCCCACCACATGACGCTATTTGCCCGCAACCAAACCTATCGCCCACAACATTTGGAACCCTTGATTGAGCGCGATCAGCTGCTGTTTGAAAACTGGACCCACGACGCCTCCTTCATTCCAACCGCCTTTTATCCCTATTGGAAACATAAGTTTGAGCGCGAAGAAGCGCGGTTAAAAAACAAGTTCACAAAGTGGCAGGGCAACGGATTTTCTGA of the Hyphomicrobiales bacterium genome contains:
- a CDS encoding DUF6614 family protein, with the protein product MDIYHGFFDLKSGQSDIEFADDLAQFMNHLKREEKIVSWRLMRRKLGLGPESLGEFHIMIEVENLAQLDAAFGMVSERAGDVEKKHASVNQQVAGIKFALYRDFPDPHRKSGEERF